The Scleropages formosus unplaced genomic scaffold, fSclFor1.1, whole genome shotgun sequence genome includes the window TTACATTGTTGTCTATAATTGTATTCAGTTTTCTATTATTAGTTTTAAGGAGTTCCATATTTATTGGTCTTTTGCTCTTTAAATACTTCACTTTAGACAACAGCATCTGAAATCTCATCTTAATCATATATCTGTGGTCACTGCAGGTCCACAGGGACCAAAAGGAGATCCTGGAATAGTAGGTgagtttctgctttttgtcatTCTTTGTTGTGAGAATGTGGGAGATGTAATTTATATGTGGCTTCAATAGTATttgtcaatttaaaaaatataaaacctaATAAAATGGAAGCATAAGTGGCTTTTCAGCTCCGAACTACAACAAAACAACCcagaacagaaagaaacagTAACATAGAACACaatcaaccaaaaaaaaaatcaaaattatgtttcttTTAACTGTTCTGAACAAACTCATCATTTAGACTCCCTGCCAATCACTTAAAGCTCCTACTATATCCATCCTACAATGTCAAACACAGGTCTCCAAAGGTCCCCCAAAATCTAGAGTACAAGAATATGCAAAGTGGGGTTGTGTTTCACGCGCACAGCATGCCAATTAAGTCACTTGACTTCATAACATCGCAATACCGATCATTGTGGTCACCATGTTTGTGGTCACTGTAGGTGTCCCTGGACCCAAGGGAGATGCAGGAGCTGTAGGTGAGTATCTGCCATTTAAATGAGGAACCTCTTTATAAACTGATATATGGAAACTATGAGTAAATACATCCCTTTGCTGTAAATGATTGTCTcgcaataataaaatatattgaagTATGACTGGCcaaagaggggggtgcggtggcacagtgggttggaccacggtcctgctttctggtgggtctggggttcgagtcccgcttggggtgccttgcgacagactggcgtcccatcctgggtgtgtcccctccccctccgaccttacgccctgtgttaccgggtaggctctggttccccacgaccctgtctaggacaggcggttctgaaaaatgatgatgatgactggcCAATTAATCAGCTGTTGAGTTTACCGCTTTCAGCCGTTCTAAACAAACTCGGATATTAAGCTTCTTTCCGATCACTGAAAAACTCTCCCCGTAACCCACAATGTCAAAACAGAAGCCTCCAAACCTCTCTTTATAGAGAGTGTCCTtgttggctgcacctggtgcttgtttgtttctcaaaaagtgtttctgtgtgggggcgtgcggtggtgcagtgggttggaccgggtcctgctctccggtgggtctggggttcaagtcccgcttggggtgccttgcaatggactggtgtcctgtcctgggtgtgtcccctccccctccagccctatgccctgagttgctgggttaggctctggctccccatgaccctgtatgggacaagtggttcagaaagtgtgtgtgtgtttctatgtgcagctgctagtgtagtcaTGGCCTGCAACATATATGAAATATGTGTGTTCTAGTATATactgaggggggcgcagtgggttggaccaggtcctgctctccggtgggtctggggttcgagtcctgcttggggtaccttacgacagactggcgtcctgtccggggtgtgtctcctccccctccagccttatgccctgtgttgccgggttaggctctggctccttatgaccccatatgggacaagcggttcagactgtgtgtctgtagtatatactgtaaataaaattgaaatgttttgatttgtaaatgattttaaaaattacttttgatGCAATTTATTGTCTTATCTGTAAACTTGCACTTTGTTGTTGTGTGTCATGCTGAGctgttgtgtgtgaatttccctgtcGATTAATAAACTATAAATACTAGTGTTATTCTATCATATCATAAAtactaaaggttttttttatagATGCTAAGAGATAACTCactagaaaagcatctgtgttATAATAAGTATTTGAAGTTGCATCTGTCTGCTCAAGGTCCTCGAGGTGAGAAGGGTGATCAAGGTATTAAAGGGAATGAAGGGCGTCCAGGAACTACGGGCATGAAGGGAGACAAGGGACAGCAGGGGATCACAGGTGAGACATTACCTGtccaaagcaaacacacacaagaataAGAACTGGTAAATGAAGCCTATGAAGACATGAGAACATATGTTGTGTAGGGTAGTAAAAGTGAATTtaattcactttaatttttgtCAATTAAGTCATCTGATTTTTCAATATCACGATAACCATCATTGTTGTCGTCATCTTTGTCGTCACTATAGGCGCACCTGGAAGCATGGGACCTAAGGGAAATGTAGGAGTTGCAGGTGAGTCTGTGCCATTTAAATGATTAACCTTTTCTTTTCACATAATAGAAGGAAAATGTTAGGCAAGTCATATCTATACTGTTAATTAAGCcgcttatttatttgttctgtaataatatattatatttgaGAATCGGTGGTCATTTAATGGAGTCTGCTGCTTTTAACCATTCTGATCAAACCCAAAGCTTAACAGTCTTCTCCAACAACTCAAAAGTCAGTCCATGATCCATAATACTTCCCCCAAACCCTTGAGACCTCTGTCGTCTTTTCAGTCCCCACTTAATAAACAGTGTCTCAACTGCAAAATTTAGCTGCATCTGGAACttgttttttcctcacaaaCAGTTTCCAGGTGTGGTTGTGGCCATGCTCTGGCCtgcaacatacagtaaataGTAATAGCTAAAACAAATGTTCACAAGTAGCATGGGTTATAAAAGCATCTGTGTTACCAAAAGTGTTTCAAGTTGTGTCTGTCCGGTCAAGGTCCTCGAGGTGAGAAGGGAAACCAAGGTACCAAAGGGGATCAAGGGCTCCAGGGAGCTCCAGGCATGAAGGGAGATAAGGGACAACAGGGGAGCACAGGTGAGACATTACCTGTCCAAGATTTACATGCGAGAACAAAAACTGGTAAATGAAGCCTATTAAAACATAAGAATATATGTTGTGTCGGGTACTTAATGTAATGTGGTTCCATCAAGGCAGAAACAGGTTTGGGTCGCACGTACCTCCTGAACAATGGTGGGTTAAATCACCCTGGTCAGCCAATAGACCATTTCCAGCTTCTCTAGTTTGCAGCCCAGTGTCATGTATTTTATCCATCTCTGAACCACTTTGTTAAATTGGTCTCCAGTTATCTCAAGTCTGCAAAAGCCTTAAACCTGGGTGTGAAGACTTTTGAAAGTacagtacttaaaaaaaaataataatttgttctgttttataaCATCTCTGCTCCCCAGACAGAATCTTTGGACATATCAGGTCTTATAAAAGTCTTTAGAATAAAAGTTGCAAAAGTCTTCAAATACCACACATTATAGTGCCTAAAAAATACAGATGTTGAGTACAAAACAGTTTCAAGGAGGATTAATCACTGATATAAAGAACATGCTGATTAAGGCAGGTGACTTTGCAACATCAAAATACCCATTATTGTGGTCACCATCGTTGTTTTTACTATAGGTTCATCTGGACCCATGGGTCTTAAAGGAGATGCAGGAGTTGCAGGTGAGTCTGCCATTTGAATAATAAACCTCTTCACAAACTGACATATTGAAACTGTCAGGAAAGACATCCCTTTActttttttgcaataataaGATATATTTGAGAATGAGTGGAAAATTAATTGTTTGAGTTTGCTGCGTTtaacaaattcaaaacaaatctCGACAAATTcagattaatatttataaatacataaagccctaataaaaagtatttttgtgggtggcacagcaagtagtgttgctgtctcacagtccctggggggtgcgaaagggcgtgggtttgatccccactcagtctgtgtggagtttgcatgttctctccatgtctgtgtggatttcctctgggtgctctggtttcctcccacagtccaaagacatgctgttccggttcacccatagtgaatcagtgacagagagagtgtgttccactgatgtatggatgagtgacccattgtaaatagtgtatctagcagtgtaagtcaccttggtgaataaggtgtatgggctgataacactacatagagttcattggaagttgttttggagaaaagcatctgctaaataaataaatgtattttaattaatcaccTGTTGAAGCAACAGTGCACACAAATTCAGGAGGACAACGTTTTGGCACATACCTCCTCTGATGGATCTGCTGTGAGCTACCTGTTTGTCTTCACCATGCGGCTTGCAGGCTTCATTCAGTGACATAattccacaaccactgactctAAGAGTGTCTCTGGGGAAACTACTGACTGAGTTTCATGTGTGTGCAAGTATTTCATACACGTGGTTTGAGATTCTGTGGTTGGTTTAGGTACCCAAGGACAAAAAGGAGATCAAGGTGCCCAAGGGAGTAAGGGACTCCAAGGAGCTCCAGGCATGAAGGGAGAAAAAGGACTGCAGGGAAGTCCAGGTGAGCAGTCTGAAAAAATCTATGTTGCTTACATCATAATTTTGCAACACCACGTTTTCCTTGCAAAGTGGTTCTTCCTGTGGAACACATGGAAAATGCCATAGCCTCATTTCCATTGACAATGAGGTGGATTACTGCACTTTAATGAGATTGTGGCAGCAGAGATTCCATATGAGGAGATGGAACACAAAATGCACTGACACAAAATTTACTGATATGGACCTTGTTTCATCTGATATTAGGCATGAAAGGAGATCGAGGTGAACAAGGACTACGCGGAGAGCAGGGTGAGCATATGGCCATCCCAGAAGAGAGGATATCATGTCCTTAAGCACACATGTCATCAGACTATTACAGTGGAGCAGCATACACATACTGGTACATGTGACATGTACACTATTGTTcccatatacatataaatatcgTGCGTTCGCATAAGTATGGACACACTTTGAGTTTGGATACTGGGTTCATTTTCAGTTCACTCTGTACACAGTCTCTAtattcttcccatgtttgcttgggtttcctgTGGATGCTTTGCTTTCGTCGCTCTTTCCATTGACATGTTTCTATtgactctaaatttcctttagagagagagagagagagaaataagcTCTGGAGCATCGCAAACCTACACTGGATtttttgctccagctgtatTTTTAAACCTTGCTGAGATTAGAACACAGTGAGTGCTTTAAGATTATTGATAAAATGTAATTAGTTTGCTAAttccataattaaaaaatagtttCACTAAAGAACTGGTTTGCTAATTTAAGTAATACGAAATTATATATGCCAAATCCTTGTAAAAAGGAGAGTTTATATTGTGTATTAGTGCAAACCCAAGACGAGCCCACAGTCAGtcacttttccattttactTTCCAGATTAACCCATCTTTTCTTAAATAGTGAGGCAGCTGGCAGATATGGGTTTAAGGATAGTGAAATATACTTAAAAATTAGAAATGGAGCCTcttcattattaatatatgcAAAAACTTTGATTCCTGCATTCCTACTGCTGAATCAGTCTTTTATGCAATCCATCAGTGATTCGCATACTCCTTCCTGTCCACCCAGCACCCAAGTACATGTTAGCTTTTGATTTATATCTTATGCTTATAACTCGTTTCCACAGTCCCCATTTCTCATATGAACAAGCTGTGGTTGAACAAACTTTTGGAAGCTTTCCCTGTCCTCCAAACTCCTGAGGATGGATGGTGCACTTCACCTAATGTAACCTAACCTAAAGAAATACCATAGCTTTTTGGtcacaaatatatatacttCATATTACAGTAATTTCTAGAGAAATTGATTAACTGATTATTAgttttttactgattttatgaTGGGTTCCATGGGGTAACTTGGCTTGATTTTTTGGCTTGATttctatgtgtttgttttactaTATTCCAGGAGCCAAAGGGCAACAGGGTGCTCAAGGCAACAGGGGCATCCAAGGCACACAAGGGGAGAGAGGGTTTAAAGGGCAGAAAGGAGAGCAAGGGCAGAAAGGAGAGCGTGGAATTAGTAGTGAGTAACCCGCTGGGGGCAATGCCCAGTGATCCCTGAACTCCACTCACATACTGTATGGAACAAGTCGAGTAACGTACTGGAGTCTTGCGGCCCAGCAAtaagtttaataaaaatcaaaaatgataTTCTTTGCTGCAAAGCACTTCGGTCAGAAACAATGAACACTTATAAGCTCTTtgatgtattatttttgttaaaaaattggTAAGGTCCAACACTGTAAAAATCGTGCCAgaatataaggaaaaaaaaaaagacatgtttttagAATCCACCCAACAAATGAGCTTCTGGAACAAACAGGGCTGTTGTCCCATCTATGCTGGAAATCATTTCCTTCTAGCTAAGATTTTTGCTATTTACAtttgagcagcacagtggctaGTAAACAAGTGCTATggaacaatgaaatgaaaacatattgTGCATAACCAGAGTCATCTTTAGATAGTTTAGCATCCTTCTGGCATAATTTATGTTATGTCTTTGctaaagaaaaataaggaaatgaaTAACAATGCATGCTTTTGAGATAAATCTCTTTCTGTCAATGTCAGCAAGTCTTGTGAGGATTGCTGGTGGAGGATCTCGAGGGCGTGTCGAAGTGTTTCACCAGGGCGAATGGGGCACTGTATGCGACGATAGCTTTGACGTTACTGATGGAGGGGTCATTTGCCGCATGTTGGGCTTCCAAAGAGCTACTTCAGTCTTTACTTCCACTGCAGGTGAGTCAACATGATTTCTCAGCAGGTTCTGTTTATTGCTTTTGTGGAGTCCTTCGGTAAGGAGTAATACAGTTCACACTAACAAAGTCTGTGAACCCTTAGGAATCATGCAGATATCTtattcaataaaacacacattttacattgcctTATCTTTAATGAACAAATGCCTTTTCTCACAGCTGTATATGTTAAACACACAAATTTAAAGATATTATTCACAATAATATTCTATTTACTCAATAAGAACTTTTTATGATGCATAAGTTCAGTGAACCActgatgtgtttcattttcttaaattataaACCAAGGAGAGGGGGAcggtggtggcacagtgggtttggccagggcctgctctctggtgggtctggggtttgagtcctgtttggggtaccttgcgagggactggcatcctgtcgggggtgtgtatgtgtaaacCAAAGTTCAGGGTTAGAATGGTACTTGATATTAGAAGCaatgcaatgtaaaatgtgtgtgactgttttAGGAACTGGAAGAATCTGGCTGGATGACTTAAAGTGCACTGGGCAAGAACGCAGTATCTTCGAGTGCCCGCATAGAGGCCTGGGAGTTCAAGACTGCTCCCACAGTGAAGATGCTGGTGTGGCATGTATCTAATCTGTCTTTGGAGCTCTCAGATGAGCACTGCTTTTTTATACTGATGCAAAGCCCTTACTGAAGCTTCAGAATGGTTCTCATAAACATGCAACCTtcattgctgaatatttttcAACATGTGCAAATTAAAAAGCCTGTGCCTGGTGCAGAGgttaacaaaacaataatatataacatTCGCTGATATTTTGCAAGTTTAAATTGTAAGAATGGATGGCAGTTATATCTGAGGAAGCATTATAACAGGAACTGAAGTTTAAATGTCTGAACTTGTGTACTAAGCAAATATGTGTTGTAATAAATAGCATGTGCTCCATGTGCATTTTGCAAGAAACCAACAAATCCATGAAACTAGCCAGCCCTGAACACATACATTTCTGAAactaaaactgtatttttaagtcTGTGTAGCTTCTCAAGAAGAAGTTTTAGCATATAGGGATagatatgaataaaaattaaagaaacaggATTCGGGATAAAGAAATTTCTGGgattaaagaaatatttctaCTGTAGGACTTTATTTCTGAGAAggtttgttaaaaaatataaattctgaTTAATAAAAGTATAAACAGCAGTGATTCTCTTCAACACAAGTGATGAACAGTGCTATTTTTTGGTAAAGACAGTGGACAGGATGTATCATTCTAACTGCATTAGCTAAACAccactgaaatgtgtttaaatctTTTAACATATCTGACTTCTCTGACATTGTTTAATGCAGTGATTCTCTGGTTGGTTGACTTTTCTCACTTACTTCTGCTCTGCATTTAAGAAACACctcaaaagaaacaaatcagACAAAACTGACCTGTGAAGACACCTTGTGAtgtaatttgaaatgaaaagcatgtGATAACTTGCAATGTGTATGTAATGACCTTTTGTACATATGCTAAAATGTAAATCCCATGTAGATCACAGTATAGTTTCATGTTTAACATGTGATGCAATCTAAGACATGTAACAATCATATTACAGtatgtacaaaataaaagctgtcaaaaaagtaatattaacCTTTCACCTTGACAATAAAACTGTATAATATAAAatcctaaatattttttttccatttacctATCTTTTTCATTATATACAGTCAGTTTTCCCACCTTCTGCACTGAAGGCTTCCAAATTAGTCAATTCTATGTTACACACAAAGcacaattttattaaattgtaaTACTGAGTATTTCAAAGGGCCTTACAGTTATCTTACATAGAACCATATGTTTGAGATGCTGAAACTCACAATGTTATTACGAAACATTGCAATCTTAAAGGCTcatgaaagtacacacacacacacacacacacacacacacacacacacacacacacacattttctgaaccgcttgtcccatacggggtcgtggggagccggagcctacccggcaacacagggcgtagggccagagggggaggggacacacccaggacgggactccagtccgccgcaaggcaccccaagtgggactcgaaccccagacccaccggagagtaggacccggtccaacccactgcatcaccgcgcccCCATGGCTCATGAAAGTAAAACTTAACAAATTTCAAGAAACATGAAATGAGAAAGAGCAACATCACCAGAGCTTATGGATAGGGGGAATTATCAATCTTGAGATAGCTATGGATTGATAGTATGAAACTACACTGTGTCATGACCCAGAAGAACAATTTGAATGATTAAGAGGTACACCTGTCCAGCTCCATCCAACCCCATCAGTGCACCTGATCCCAAATTACTGGCCAGCCTTGTAAAAGGGGTGAGGTTGTACTATCAGGTTGTGGATTATTAATCATTGGTCATGCAGTCAGCAAAAGATCCTTGTTTATGCACCTTGTTTCTCAAAGTCTCATTCTCTGTGAGTTTGTGTTCCTATTcttgtgggtggcatggtggcacagcgagtagtgctgtggtctcacagcacctgggtggtgtgagaggatgtgggtttgatccttgcttagtctgtgtggagtttgtatattctgcctgtgtctgtgggtttcctcccacaatccaatgacatgctgttcaggttcacccatagtgtgtgagtgacagagtgtgttccactgatgtatggat containing:
- the LOC114909797 gene encoding macrophage receptor MARCO-like; this encodes MAVLLSHSNPLYELDMKLNKADHFEIENNDFSRKKTKNGHKCLNVITVYLILLTGFIAFLSYKVFDLQDKIHDKAGQLSKATADALQSSPNEILPPEEDQQNLLTLVRNTSLEASTLREDVGKLKVRIADVCEGPGGLNMLRQELNMTSHLLQTRLDNLSLTPGPRGEKGDQGIKGNEGRPGTTGMKGDKGQQGITGAPGSMGPKGNVGVAGPRGEKGNQGTKGDQGLQGAPGMKGDKGQQGSTGSSGPMGLKGDAGVAGTQGQKGDQGAQGSKGLQGAPGMKGEKGLQGSPGMKGDRGEQGLRGEQGAKGQQGAQGNRGIQGTQGERGFKGQKGEQGQKGERGISTSLVRIAGGGSRGRVEVFHQGEWGTVCDDSFDVTDGGVICRMLGFQRATSVFTSTAGTGRIWLDDLKCTGQERSIFECPHRGLGVQDCSHSEDAGVACI